AAGAACGCGGATTAAAGTAGCGGAAAGCGACGCGACATTGTTTGTCGGCTTCAATTTGAAAAGGTAATTTCATGATTGTCCAGATTTTCGGCGCAACAGATTTGGTTGCAGCGGGGCTGTTGTACTTCGGCAAAATTTCAGGGCCGCAGTTTCTTGTCAGTGCGTGCATAATCCTTCTGATTTTGAAAGGCGCAATGTCGCTTTTTCCATTTCCTTTTTATCTGCCGGGATTCTTGATGAACATTACAGATATCACAACAGTAATTCTGCTTTATTTCGGGGCAACGCCGATTCCGGAGCTCAAGGCTTTTATAATTGTGGTGCTTTTGGTAAAGGCGCTTCCTTCATTGATTTCATCAGCATTTTTGCTTCTCGGATGGATTACGAAAAAATGAAGGTGCTAACACCGTTTTATATTTATAAGCATTCTCGCGCATTATTCAATTATGTACTCGAAAAAAGTCATGGAGCACTTCCAGAAGCCGCATAATATGGGTGAAATGAAGAATCCTGATGGCGTCGGCTTGGTTGGAAATCCGCAATGCGGCGACCAAATGAAAATATTTATCAAAGTCAAAGACAATAAAATCGCCGACATAAAGTTCCAGACTTACGGCTGCGCGGCGGCAATCGCCACAAGTTCCATGATTACAGACCTTGCAAAGGGAACGGCTCTTGAGGAAGCAGAAAAAATCACGCGCAAGAATGTTTCTGACGCGCTTGAAGGCCTGCCTCCGGTAAAGGAGCACTGCTCGAATCTTGCAGCGGACGGATTGCGCGCGGCAATTGAGGATTATAGGAAGAAAGCGAAGGCTTGATTATTCTTTAATCAACCCGTACAAAATCTTAACGCCGTTCAGAAAGTCTTTTTCTTTGACCAAGATAATCAATTCAGGAACGCACGTTAAAACTTCCTGCATATTTACATTATTTGAAGAAAGCTCATTTGTCACAACAGATACAAGCCCGGGAGTGTTTTCTGCCTCGCCATCAAAAATGACATTCAGTTCTGCAAGTCCCTTTGTTGTTTTTACTATGAAGTTTTCCGGAATTATTTCGATAATTTTTGCGAGATTATGTTCGTCCACAATTACCTTGACAAACAGTTCGCCCTGCACAATACGAAGCACTTCTCCTTTTGAAAAATCAACGCCTGAAAATATGTGCGGAAGAATGTTCCGGATTTCTATGTCTTTTTTCAGCGTAATGCATGCGATGTTGCTCTTTGAGGAAAATGTGGATTTTTTTAGAAGTTCGCGCGCTTTTTTGTATGTTTCCTCAGTTTTGTTTTCCCAGTCATCATAGCGTCTTATTGCGCTGACAATTGTTTCTGTGGATGTGCGAAGCCCAAGATCACGCATAGCCTTTTTTGCCAGCGCCCGATTATTTATCAGGCCGCTATGAAGGAGTTTCTTAATCGAGGCATCATTGCTTATGTATTTCCAGATTTGTGTTGTAATGTTTTTTGCCATATCATATTATTAAAATAAAACTATATAAATCATTCATAAATGTTTCATTTTTAAATAAATGCGCTATATAGGTCACTAAATATTTAAACTGCCGGGAAAATATGTGTGTTTTATGTACAAACACAAATTAATTGGCTTAAATACGCTTGATCCGTTTGCTCTGGATGGATTATCGCGACCAGAAAAACGTCGCGTTGAAAAAGAACTTTTTAAAGTTTACTGCAAAGAAGCGGTCGTGAAAAAATATGCAACTTAAAGACTTTGGAATTCGTCCGATTATTACGGGCGACATTCCACGAGTAGTATTATTGATTGAGCAATGCGTATTTGAATCTTGCAGAACGGTTTATGATGCTGATGAGCTGAGTTATTGGGCATCGCTTTATTCAGAAGAAAAGTTTTGCGAATATACCCAAGAGTGGAATTTCTGGGTTTTGTGCGATAAAAACGCAAAAATAAAAGGTTGTGTCGGGATATATAATAACGTGCTCAAAGGGCTTTTTGTTGAGCCATCATGTCAGGGTGTTGGGTTTGGCAAAAAATTACTTGAGTTCGCAGAAAGCTACGCGAAAGAAAAAGGCGTGAAAAAAATTATCCTAGACGCATCGCCGAACGCTGTGCGGTTTTACGAGAAAAATGGTTATTATATGCTTGGAAAAAGATTGTATGCTACAGGCATTCAAAACGGGTGCCTGAACGTTATGCGGATGGAGAAAAATATACTTCATTGATCATTATTGCGTCAGCTTTTTCGCTTCCTTAAGTCGTTCTATTAAATATTCTGTTTCAGCTTCTTCGAAAACCTTTTTTCTTGAATTTATGTAGGCAGAAGCCATCTTCGGATCTATGAGCTTTTGCTGAGGCTGTTTAGCCATTTCTATTTTTTGTTGGTTCTTTTTTTTGTTTTTGCGGTCTATGAAATAGAAAGCGACAGCGATGAATATACTTGCCACAGTTATTAGAGCAATAATCCAGCCATATGATGTTGTTCCGGAAGGGATTGTAGTGTCGGGTTCATTTGCTGCCGTATTTGAATAAGGTGTATCTATATTGTCGTTAGTTGAATCCAGTGATGTGTTTTCTGCATCATCTGCAGAGTTCTCTTCAGGCGGCTCTAAAATTTGTTCTGGAGTTTTCGGAGTCTGTACTGCCTTTCCAATAATTGCAAAATAAGAAAATCCAGGCGTTTGAGCACTATACGTCGTATATTTTTCTGTAGAGTTTACAAGCTGCGTATTCAGAGCAATCCATCCGTTATCATATCGTGATAGATATATGGATGTTATGTTGTTTGAAACAATCCAGCTTTTATTTACGGTAAATTCAATTAGCGCTTCATCAATGTCTGAGTTGTTGAAATTGTTCTTTGAGATTTCCAGATATTGATAGACCTTATTCGGAGGCGCTGCAAAAGAAACGGATTGTTTTTTTGTTACTGAAACAGCCGGATTGGTCATTGATGACTTTAAATAAATTTCTACTTTTGTCACAGGGTTATTTGAAGGCGTTGATCTTATGAAGTCGGTTATTACGTCACCACCTCCACCGCCGTCTGAACTGCATGCATCGCATGAGCCTCCGCAGTCAGTGCCGGTTTCATCCCCATTTTGGATGTTGTCAGAGCATGTTGGTGCAGGCACGGGTGCAACATAGTGTCCGTAATACACGGCCTTTATTTCCGTGTTGCCTTTAAGCGCGATTTTAAACGGTGGTAGGTTTCCGCTTGCGTCTGTTGTTTTATTGTATGGGTTTTTCTGCACGCCTGCAGAAGCATTGTATATGATGTATATGCTTGTTGCCTGCAAGCCGGTTATTATGTAATTCGCGACAATTCCGGCAGTGGAATTTGTATCGTTCCATTGCATCAGCGCGTTGTTCCAGTTTACAAGAGTTCGGTTTATCGAGCTTTGCGCAGAAACGTTTGTCTTCAGCCAGATATTTTTCGTACTGTCGTTGTTGTAGTTGAAGTATGATGATGTATCCGCGAAATATATTTGGCGAGATGTGGTGAAGTTTGTGTTGGTGAAGTTGTTTGTGCTTGTAAACGAAAGAAAGTAATCATAAGAATTCATTGACATTATTGAACCTCCCGATATTGCATTTGAGTTAGAGGATGACCAAAAATATATGCCGATACCCTCATTACCAAATGCTGAGATACTATTATTCAAGAGTGTATTTCCATCACTATATACTATAGATATACCGATTCCTAGATCCTCCGTCACAGCAATATTGTTGCTTAGAAACAGATTGATGTCAGAATTGTCTAAGATTATGCCATTACTTGAAGCAGTAATATTATTGTTAGAGATGGTATTTGAGTTGGACGAAGAGATAAGTCTTACCCCCAAACCAGAGTCACCAAAAGTAGTTATACGGTTATTAGAAATATTATTTGAATTGCTAGATGAATAAAGAAGTATGCCTTGGCTATGCTTTTCAAATGCTGTGATATTTGAGTTCAATATTGACGAATTTGTCGTCATTGCAAAAATTATCCCGTCTTTATAGATTGTAACATTTCTTATTGTTATATTTGTTGAATTTGTTATATAGAGTTGCCCAACATTAGTCAGGTTTTCAATAACTATGGATGAATTCGCGAAATAATAATATATAGGTTCACCTTGTTCTGTGTTTGTGGTGTCTATGGTGTGATCATAATAGGATGTGTTAGTCGATGGCACAATGTATATTGCATATGTGTTTGTCGTGTTTAAAACATTTCCGATTATGGTTGAATTTGTCGATGAATCTAAAACTATGCCATAACTGGCCGTTCCCGTTGTTTTAATTGTATTATTCCGGATTGTATTTGAGGATGCACCAAGTGCGATGCCGTAACTATTTACTCCTGAAGTAATAATCGTATTATTTAAAAATGTGTTTGAATTACTATTTGTTACGCTAGTAATACCCAAACTAGCGTTACCAAGCAACAGTATCGTGTTATTTGAAATCTCATTTGAGCTACTGAATGATTCAAGGAAGATACCGTAACTGTATTGACCTGATGTTGTGATTGTACTGTTCTGGATAATACCATTTGAACTCCTGTTGAAATAAATCGCAAAAGCTATGTTATTTGTCGCTCCCTGAATAATATTCGCATTCTTTATTGTCGTGAAGTTGTAGCCCGAATTATCCACCCCATATCCCGTCTCACTTTGCGAATAATTAATCGTATATCCCGCGCCGTCAAGGGTTATGTTATTCGCGCTGATTGTAAAGCACGTTCCTGCCGACGAAACATTCTGCGCCAAAACATAGCTGTCGTTTTCTATTGTCAAATCTTGGCAGGCATAAAGGCTGTAAGGCGCAACGGTGTCAACAATTACAAATCTTTGCGCGCTTTGGTTCCACTCGCCAGTCATGTTTTCAGTCCAGATGGTGTAGTTGTATGTTCCATCTGCAAGGTCGGTCATGTTGTAATACCACGCGGTCAACGAATCATTCAGCATTGAAATATTAGTAAATCCGGAAGAATTACCCCATTCAAGGAGGGATTGGTTAAGCGCGTCATTTGAACTGACATTAATATACGTCCAGTTTATGTTTGTCGTGGCATTATCAGGTATTGTTGGCGCAACAAACTCGCCAGATGTAAACGAAACAGATGATACTGCAATTATTATTAATGCAGCTAATAAGATTATGCTCGATCCATTGTCGCGTTTTGATCTGCCCACAAAATCCCCACTGCAGTTATTTATTTGTGTTTTATATATTATATATGATTCAATTGGCGGATTATTTGCTTTTATCTCTAATTTAACAAATATTTGCATGCCAGATTACAAACTTACATACCGCCTTGACCTTGGGACTCTTGCGACATTTTTGCCGAACAAAAGAGTTCCCATATACAACTGGTACTATTACAAAGAAAGCTTTTCCCGCGATTTGGTCTTTTATATTATCGATTCTTTCGGGATAAAAGCCGGCGATAAAGTGCTCGACCCTTTTTGCGGAATAGGAACAACGCTTCTTGCCTGTCGCGAGAAATGCATTGATTCAATAGGTTCTGATGTATCAGAGATTGCGGTTTTTGCATCGCGCGCAAAGACGCGCATCTACGGCATTGAAAATCTGCGCGAAGAGGCACGGAATCTTTTTAAGGACAAATTTGTTAGCCCTTGTGTAAAAATCGATTCTGGCGTTGTTAATCGATGTTTTTCAAAATTTTCGCTTGAACGAGTCATTTCTTTCAGGGATAAAATCGCGAAAATTGAAGATGAAACGGTTCGTGATTTTATGATGCTTGCGCTTATGGTCTCTGCAATGGAGACAAGCTCTGCAAAAAAGACAGGGCGCTCAATACGTTCACAAAAAAACCAATCTGCACCGCCACTTAAATTCCTTCTTAAGCGCAGGATAAAGAATATGTTGAGGGATCTTAAGAAAACCGGGAGTTTCAATGCGCGCGCCGAAGTTATGCAAACGAGCGCCACTGTATTGAATGTTGACAGCAATTCTGTTGATGCGATTATAACCTCCCCACCTTATTTGGGCAAGACCGAATACGCTCAAATATATTCTATCGAGCAAGTGCTTTTTTTCGGAGGGTGCGGCAGGCCGCATGTGAAATCATTTATTGGTGAACAAGAAGAGGTCTCTGATATATTTTGCGGAAAGCATGATTTGCCAAAAAAATCATTTGGCTATTTTCATGATATGAATCTTGCGATTTTAGAAATGCACCGCGTCCTTAAAAGTGGCGGAAAAGCGGCAATAATTGTCGGCGAAGGATGCTTTCCCGACAAAGTTGTTGCAAGCGATATATTGCTTGCAGAGCTTGCTGAAAATGCTGGATTCATTGTGCGCGAAATATTAGTTCTTAACGAGCGATGGTGTATGCGCGAGAGGACGGAGAAAGTTGGAAAGTTGCGAGAGAGCCTGATAGTGCTGGAAAAACAATAAGACTTATTCACACACTCATCGAAATCGCATTTATTAGCGGATTGAACATAGTCATCACGAGCACTAGCGTGATTACGTAGAATATTATCCCGAATATCAGAAGCGTTTGCGTCATGTTGCTTTCTTCAATCTCATCGCTTCCGAATTCTATTCTGCTGATGAATGCCCCCATTATTGTCAGGATTTCAACAATATAGAAGCCTATGATTAGTTGAAGAACTTCTGCAGAGACCGCGCTTTCAGTAGGGAATATTCCGCTGATTCCTATGCCTGCGGCTCCTGAAGGCATTGTTCCTTCAAGCGTCCTGAATTGCGCGCCAAGATCCATCAATATTTTTAATATCAATTGCGCTACGGCGACAACAACGCCGGACATTACGGGTATTAGTATGAATGACTGGAACTTCAGCGATGAAACAATGGATGACAGCAGATCTTCTATTCTTTCCTGTGTTGAGCGTATATCACGCAGGTATCTTGAAATCGTAAGCATTGACATTGAGGCCGCGCGTGTTCCTTTCTGAACAGATTCTGAAACTGCTTTCATAACTGTTCTTACAAGGGATGATGGATAATATTGCAGCGCCCCGTATTTTTCATCAAATAAAGCATCTTTGAAGGTCATGCTCAGACGGTTGATGTTTTTTATGATGATTCTAAACATCTCCGATATTTCCAGCTCTTTTGTATCACGTTCTGCAGCTACAACAGCAGACTCTATTGGTGTTCCTCCTGCAATGCGGCTTCCAAGCGCAAAAAGCGCATCCTCGAATTCACTTTCAATTTGCGAGATTTTTCTGCGTAATGCAATTTTCTGGAAACATGATGCATAATTGTATACTATATCGCCTATAGCTAATGCAACTACAATTGAAACACTCATAAGCATGCTAAACATTCCATGTTCCATGCCTTCCTTCGTAAAAAAATCTGTTGACAGCATATAGCTTATTCCCGGAATCATGAGGATAAGAGAAACTGCCGCCGCCAGTGGCAGAGCGGGTATTGATTCTGTTTTTCCAAAAATATGCACTGCTATATTGTTTCCGGGAACATAATCCGGATGTTTTGTTATGTCTATTTTAGTATGTGTGGCTGGCCTTTGCTCAAGCGTCCGGCTCATGAAAAAATAGACTAGTGCCGGAAGTATTATGTTGTAACCGACAGCAAGATAAAGCCCGATGTTTTTCATCTCTTCAGCAAGAAAAATAGTAAGAAGAGGAAACACTATCATCCCCATTACTGGAAGCAATATTCCCAGGCCCTCAAGTATCATGATGGGGGTCTCAAGTTCTCGAGCGTATTTTTTCATCTTTTCGTTGGTTCCTATCAGGATGACGTCGATTGCTTTGTCAAGAAGTGCTTCCCTTCGAGAAAGTGATGATTCAAGTCTTGATTCTCGGATAAGCAATATTGATTCTACAAATTCCTTATTGTATTCTTTCCACTGGACTAGATAGTTGTTGAGTCCTTCTTCAACCGTGTTGTACCTTCCTGTTTCAACCTCCCAAAGTATCTTTTTTAAATCCTTTCCGACTTTTCCTGAAACATTGTTTGATGCAAATCTGATTGCGCCTTCAAGAGTCGGATTTGTTTTCATCAATATTGTCATGTAAAGGACTGCCATGACTACATCGCTTCCGCTTTCAACGCGATATCGGCTTGCGAGATTTATTGGATATGTGTAAAGAAGATATGTGCTGACAATTGCCGTAACAAAAATCAGGAATTTGAAAATGAAAGGGATTGGCACAAATATTGAAAAAACGCTGATAAAAAAAAGAAATAGTCCCGTAATTATTGCAAAGCTTGTGACACCAATAGGAGTTACATTAAGGCCAGTAAATAGTATTGATGCTTCAAGCTTTATTTTTGTTACTGGGTCTGGTGAAATTTTCAAAATGCTCTCGGAATCGGCACAAAGTTTTTCATATGTTGTTTTTTTGCGTTCTTGCGCTTCTTCTTTCTTGAATATCCTATATTCTCTTGAGAATGCCTGCTTGTCGGTAGAATATCCTGGAAATTTGGCAGATACTTTATACTTGTCAAGTATTTTTGAAAGAAGTATGTTATCTTCTTTCTTTTCATCTGACTTTTTATCTGCCTTTGGCATGGCGGTTCCTCTTTAATTATTCTGTTTTCATTTGCTTTATCATTGTCTTTATGCGTTCATCCCATATTGCGAAAATTCTCTGCGAGTCAAAGTTTCCATGCTCCTCTTTTACAGTTTCGCTGATAATGTGGAACATGTCGTTTGCTTCTGAAACAAAGCGCGCTTCGATTATGTCCGGATTACCTGTTTTTCTTGCGTAGTCGACAAGAGTTTCTTTTACTTTTGCCCGCAGTTGTATGTTGTCCCAGACGGCGTCCCAGTTATCTTTCCATTCTTTTACTTTATTTGCTATCTCGTTGACTATAAAGCTCTCGCCGTTAAGCAGGGTTTCTGTCGGTTCAAGCATATCTTTTTTGGAATTATATGCCATGAGCTGAACAAAAGCATGCTCTTTTTGCGGGTCCGTGGTCCATTCTTTCAGCACTTCGGTTATTTCCATCATGCGCCTGAAGGTGTGCAGCCCGTCTGCGCTTTTTAGCCGGTTTGTGATTGCGATTATATCGGTTGCCTTAAAGCTTGTCGGCGGAACTTGTAGGTCGTTTACAACTCTGTCAAAGACGCCGTAAGGCGAATCACCATGGATTGTGCCTGCAACTACATTTGAAAGCGCACCTATTCTCATTGCTTCGTAAAGAGCCTTTGCCTCAAGGCTTCGGATTTCTCCGATTATCAGGCTTGAATCCCCCAAACGCAGTGATGTCCTTATCACTTCGTCTGTCGGCATTTCGCTCTCGACATGTGTTATTACCGAGCGCGATTTGAGCGACTCTATGTTGTATCCGAGCTCTTTTAGGTTGATAACTGGAAGTTCAAGAGTATCTTCTATTGTGATGATTCGAAAGCGCTTCATTATTTCAACCATTGTCGCGCCAAGGACTGAGGATTTTCCTGAGCTCCTTGTTCCTGCAAAAAGTATTGTGCGTGCCCCATCAACCAAAAAACTCATAAGCCCTCCTGCAAGAGGAGTCAGCATCCCCTTTGAGATGAAAAGAGGATATGTCCATGGCTTGTCTCTATGGCGCCTGAATGCGAAGGCAAGCCCGCTAGGCGATACGGACTTAGTGATTGCTGCAACTCGCGCGCGCCCTCCGGGCAAAGTTATGTCTGTGTCAAGAACAGGGCTTGATTCATCAAGAGGCCTTCCAGACTCTATCCTGAATCGCGTTGCCCACGCTTCGGCATCATCCCTTGTCGGAACTATGTTGCTTGTGCATTCCTCGTATTTTTCATGAAATAGGAATATTGGCGAACCCCCTACAGGCGAATTTATAAACGCGTCCTGTATTGCAGGGTCCGCGAGCATGACTTCAAGAATGCCGTAGCCTGCAGTGTATCGGGTAAGTATTTTTGAAAGGAACTTTACGCCTTTTTGGTCCAGCGTTGTGCCGGTGCTTTCGGATATTTCAATAAGCATGTCGCGCCCGATGTTGTTAAACACATCCCTGATTCTTGTCGGGTCCAAAAACTCGTCCCGTGTCGGCTTATGCGCCGCCATGTACTGCCTTGCAATATCAAGAAGAACATACTGCTCTTCAGACAGGGTGAATTCCGGTGGAAGCAGATGATAATGGTATTGAACTTTTCCCGGAATTTTGAATATCTGTACTTGCGCATCATCTATAGAATATCGGTCAACCTCCTGCGCATTAAGAGGCGGAACCATCATATATCGCGTAAACATAAAGTTCGGCCTGATGAGCGGATGAAATATTTCGCGGTATATTGCCCTATCTCCTACATGATACCCTGCAAGGTATGGAATTGCGAACTTTATCATTTTTGTAGTTTCAAGGCCTTCTTTTATCGGGAACAGCGCTTGAGATAGATAGTGCTCATAATCCCTTGCTTTTACAGCATTTACGGTCTTGATAAGGGATGTGAGCCGGCGTATTTCACGAAGAAGTATGACGTAGGTTCCGATTGGGTCTCTGCGTATTTTGTTGATCATCAGATCCTGGACAAAGCCAAATCTTTGCGCAACAGCATTTTTGTTTTCCGGAACCGCCATGCGGCTTGGAGTCAGAATTTTGTCATTTCGAAGAAGCTGGACACTGAGTTGGGCGATTTCCACAAGAATCTGGGTTTGATCGTAGTCGTATTCAAAATCGCGCGTTTGAGACAGAACTATTGATTCGACTTCTTTAACCTCTATGATTTTGTCTATTGTGCGCGCCATGCATTCTTCAAAGTCTTCAATGCTTGCCCCGTAAATGCACCCGAGGCAGTTCACTGTGATGCGATGCCCCTCCCGTGAATAAGTATAGCCGCATACTTTCATGCTGTTTCCCCCAAATAAATAACACGCTTAATCAGCTTCGTATAACCGTATAATCTTATATATGTAGTGCGCCAAATATATACTCGAATGGAGCATTATTGTTTGCTTCGGAGTTAATTTATGCCTTTCAGCTCTGATACCAATGTTGCTCTGGTGAATGAGCTTGCGCGCAGGCTTAATGACAACACAAGAAGAATAAGGACTCTTGAGGAGAAGCTGCTCAGCCTTGATTTGCGCGTCAACGGCCACGACCAGCGCATAATGGATACTACAAAACAGATTAACACTGGAGAGCTTGAAGTGTCCAATGAGCTGACAGAAATCAAGGATAAGCTCGCAAATATTTTGCTTGATATTCAGAACTTGAAGATAGAAATACGGAAGTCTGCGACAGTGAATGACATGCGCGAGATTCAGGATTATATTGAGCTGATAAATCCAATAACCACAAAATTTGCGACCAAAGGCGAGGTTGCCGAAATTGTTCGGGAAGAGTTTCGAAAGCAGGCAAGAAAAGTAATGTTGAAATGATTGTCTATGGTTAATTTTTCAGGCATTTGAGGTGTTGATGTATGAAGTTCAAGCTTTTTGGCCGCCTAAAAAAGGAAGAGCCTGCTGCGGCCGCTCCCGCGCCACCGCCAGAAACGCAAGCTAGCAGTAAACCGCAGCAAAATAGCGCGCCGACAAGGCCGCTTCCTGAGGAGCGCGTTTCAGTCCTTTTGTCGCAAGGATTTGCAGAGCCTGAAATAATACGGGTGCTGAAGGAAGAAGGATATTCATTTCAGGAAATAGACAGTGGAATAACTAATGTTCTTAAGCAGAAAGTGTCAAGCGATCCTGCCGCATTTAACGCATCTTTTCAAGGCATGCCTGTTGAGGATCTTTCGCCGGTGTTTCGTTCCAATCAGGCAGATGTGCTGCGCGACGAGAGTGATCGGCGCGACAAGACCGCGATAATCGAGGAGATGGAGGAAGTCATAGAGACGCTTATTGAGGAGAAGTTTTCGCGTGTTCTTGAAGAGCTCGAACATGCGGACAAAAAATTTACTGATTTGAATGAAAAATTTCATTCGCTTAATTCGAAGCTGGACACTATAGAAAGTCAGGGAAAAGGAACTTTTGCCGCAGAGATAGAAAAGATAAATGCGGTTGATTTGAAGGAGGAGACTCTTGAGCCAAGAATAGCGAGCCTTGAAAAGGCTTTCAAAGACATAATACCGAATTTAGTTGACAGCATTCGGGAAGTTAGGGAAACGCAGGCATCTTCCAAGCGCAGGGAAGCGCATGCACGCGAATTTGCAGGCGATGTTCCAACAAGTTTTGAAACTGGTTCGGAAGAAGAAAAAAATGAAAAAGAGAGTATTTTTGATTAACTTTTTTAAAAGTTAATCAAAAAGCTTCGAGCGATTAGCGAGATGATTTTTGACTGAAAGTCAAAGAGCCTTGAGCGACAGCAAAAGGATTTTCGATTAACGAAGTTAATCGAAAAGCCGAGAGCGCGAGCAAACGGATTTTTGATTAGGTCGAAAAGCTTCAAGTGAGCGCAGCGAAACGAGAAGATATTCGATTAAGTTTCTTTGAAACTTAATCGAATAGCCGAGAACGGAGCGTAAGCAGAGTGAACGGATATTTGACTGAATGTTTTCAATTAATTTTCTAAAGAATTAAATCGGTGGTTTCATCAAAACTAAAAACAACAATATTGTAAAAAGCATTGATAATGAGCAGGTTGCTGAATATACTTTAAGCGAGGAGCGCACCATTCTTTCAAAGCAGAGAACCCAGCTTGCGTTTATGCAGACTGGCATTGCCATGGTAGGGCTCGGGCTGGTTGTCCTGAAATTCTGGCTCGAATATTCAATAAAGATAGCCGGAACTGTTTTGCTTGGCTTAGGGCTTTATGAAATCATACGTTCTTATCAGAGGCTTTTAGAATACAACCGAAGGCTTGAGCGCGTAAAGAAGCTTGTGAAAAAGAGCAAGTGGGGTGTAGTGGAATATGGAGAGGATTGAGGGCTGGTTGATGCTCTTCGCTATTTGCCAATATTTTTTTCACTATCGTATTTTACAAGGCTA
This window of the Nanoarchaeota archaeon genome carries:
- a CDS encoding type II/IV secretion system ATPase subunit; its protein translation is MKVCGYTYSREGHRITVNCLGCIYGASIEDFEECMARTIDKIIEVKEVESIVLSQTRDFEYDYDQTQILVEIAQLSVQLLRNDKILTPSRMAVPENKNAVAQRFGFVQDLMINKIRRDPIGTYVILLREIRRLTSLIKTVNAVKARDYEHYLSQALFPIKEGLETTKMIKFAIPYLAGYHVGDRAIYREIFHPLIRPNFMFTRYMMVPPLNAQEVDRYSIDDAQVQIFKIPGKVQYHYHLLPPEFTLSEEQYVLLDIARQYMAAHKPTRDEFLDPTRIRDVFNNIGRDMLIEISESTGTTLDQKGVKFLSKILTRYTAGYGILEVMLADPAIQDAFINSPVGGSPIFLFHEKYEECTSNIVPTRDDAEAWATRFRIESGRPLDESSPVLDTDITLPGGRARVAAITKSVSPSGLAFAFRRHRDKPWTYPLFISKGMLTPLAGGLMSFLVDGARTILFAGTRSSGKSSVLGATMVEIMKRFRIITIEDTLELPVINLKELGYNIESLKSRSVITHVESEMPTDEVIRTSLRLGDSSLIIGEIRSLEAKALYEAMRIGALSNVVAGTIHGDSPYGVFDRVVNDLQVPPTSFKATDIIAITNRLKSADGLHTFRRMMEITEVLKEWTTDPQKEHAFVQLMAYNSKKDMLEPTETLLNGESFIVNEIANKVKEWKDNWDAVWDNIQLRAKVKETLVDYARKTGNPDIIEARFVSEANDMFHIISETVKEEHGNFDSQRIFAIWDERIKTMIKQMKTE